A single Pseudomonas putida DNA region contains:
- a CDS encoding tryptophan--tRNA ligase — MTTRILTGITTTGTPHLGNYAGAIRPAIVASQQPGVDSFYFLADYHALIKCDDPLRIQRSRLEIAATWLAGGLDPAKVTFYRQSDIPEIPELTWLLTCVAAKGLLNRAHAYKASVDKNLETGEDPDAGVTMGLYSYPVLMAADILMFNANKVPVGRDQIQHVEMARDIGQRFNHLFGQGNDFFALPEAVIEESVATLPGLDGRKMSKSYDNTIPLFTSAKDMKDAISRIVTDSRAPGEAKDPDNSHLFTLFQAFSTPAQCAAFREELLQGLGWGEAKQRLFQLLDGQLAEKREHYHQLISRPADLEDILLAGAAKARKIATPFLEQLREAVGLRSFRSSVQATTEVKKKAAKSARFVSFRDEDGSFRFRLLAADGEQLLLSRSFADGKSAGAVSKQLQQGGEADVRVEGLGFSLWLNGEQVADGPQFDSAEARDSAVESLRVALQPL; from the coding sequence ATGACCACGCGCATCCTCACCGGTATCACCACCACCGGCACCCCGCACCTGGGCAACTACGCCGGCGCCATCCGCCCGGCGATCGTCGCCAGCCAGCAGCCCGGTGTCGACTCGTTCTACTTCCTGGCCGACTACCACGCCCTGATCAAGTGCGACGACCCGCTGCGCATCCAGCGTTCGCGCCTGGAAATCGCCGCCACCTGGCTGGCCGGTGGCCTGGACCCGGCGAAGGTAACCTTCTACCGCCAGTCCGACATCCCCGAGATCCCGGAACTGACCTGGCTGCTGACTTGCGTCGCGGCCAAGGGCCTGCTCAACCGCGCCCACGCCTACAAGGCCTCGGTGGACAAGAACCTGGAAACCGGCGAAGACCCGGACGCCGGCGTGACCATGGGTCTGTACAGCTACCCCGTGCTGATGGCCGCAGACATCCTGATGTTCAATGCCAACAAGGTGCCGGTCGGCCGTGACCAGATCCAGCACGTGGAAATGGCCCGTGACATCGGCCAGCGCTTCAACCACCTGTTCGGCCAGGGCAACGACTTCTTCGCCCTGCCGGAAGCGGTGATCGAGGAGAGCGTGGCGACCCTGCCGGGCCTGGACGGGCGCAAGATGTCGAAAAGCTACGACAACACCATCCCGTTGTTCACCAGCGCCAAGGACATGAAAGACGCCATCTCGCGCATCGTCACCGACTCGCGTGCGCCTGGCGAAGCCAAGGACCCGGACAATTCGCACCTGTTCACCCTGTTCCAGGCCTTCTCGACGCCAGCGCAGTGCGCAGCGTTCCGCGAAGAGCTGCTGCAGGGCCTGGGCTGGGGCGAGGCCAAGCAGCGCCTGTTCCAGCTGCTCGACGGCCAATTGGCCGAGAAGCGCGAGCACTATCACCAGCTGATCTCGCGCCCGGCAGACCTGGAGGACATCCTCCTTGCCGGCGCCGCCAAGGCCCGCAAGATCGCCACCCCGTTCCTCGAGCAGCTGCGTGAGGCCGTTGGCCTGCGTTCGTTCCGCAGCAGCGTGCAGGCCACCACCGAAGTGAAGAAGAAAGCCGCCAAGAGCGCGCGCTTTGTCAGCTTCCGTGACGAAGATGGCAGCTTCCGCTTTCGCCTGCTGGCCGCCGATGGCGAGCAATTGCTGCTGTCGCGCAGCTTCGCCGACGGCAAGAGCGCCGGTGCCGTGAGCAAGCAGCTGCAGCAGGGCGGCGAAGCCGACGTGCGTGTCGAAGGCCTGGGCTTCAGCCTGTGGCTCAACGGCGAGCAGGTTGCCGACGGGCCGCAGTTCGACAGCGCCGAAGCCCGTGATTCGGCTGTCGAAAGCCTTCGTGTAGCGCTTCAGCCGTTGTAG
- a CDS encoding YhcB family protein has product MELSLLVWLLPTLALVIGVAVGFIVARLLPNAAPSSTQRQLDDIQQRFDSYQNQVVTHFNSTAVLVKKLTQSYQDVQDHLADGANHLALDELTRQRLLAALHSEGTQGPRDRLTPPKDTAEVPRDYAPKSPNSPGMLDESYGLKR; this is encoded by the coding sequence GTGGAACTCTCGCTCCTTGTTTGGTTGTTGCCAACCCTGGCCCTGGTCATCGGTGTGGCGGTCGGTTTCATCGTGGCCCGCCTGTTGCCCAATGCGGCGCCAAGCAGCACCCAACGTCAGCTGGACGATATCCAGCAGCGTTTCGACAGCTACCAGAACCAGGTGGTTACCCACTTCAACAGCACCGCGGTACTGGTCAAGAAGCTGACCCAGAGCTACCAGGACGTGCAAGATCACCTGGCCGACGGCGCCAACCACCTGGCACTCGACGAGCTGACCCGCCAGCGTCTGCTCGCCGCCCTGCACTCCGAGGGTACCCAGGGTCCGCGTGACCGCCTGACCCCGCCGAAGGACACCGCCGAAGTGCCGCGCGACTATGCACCGAAGTCGCCGAACTCGCCGGGCATGCTCGACGAGAGCTACGGGCTCAAGCGCTGA
- the petA gene encoding ubiquinol-cytochrome c reductase iron-sulfur subunit: protein MSNDGVNAGRRRFLVAATSVVGAAGAVGAAVPFVGSWFPSAKAKAAGAPVKVNIAKVEPGQQMVAEWRGQPVFIVRRTQEILGNLKKIEGDLSDPQSKSSVQPAYVDPEVRSIKPEILILVGLCTHLGCSPTFRPEVAPADLGPKWVGGYFCPCHGSHYDLAGRVYKSQPAPLNLPVPPHSYESDDIVVIGVDQEKA, encoded by the coding sequence ATGAGCAATGACGGCGTCAACGCAGGCCGGCGCCGCTTCCTCGTAGCCGCGACATCCGTGGTCGGGGCAGCGGGGGCAGTGGGGGCTGCGGTACCGTTCGTGGGGTCATGGTTTCCCAGTGCCAAGGCGAAGGCGGCCGGCGCACCGGTGAAGGTCAATATTGCCAAGGTCGAGCCGGGGCAGCAGATGGTTGCCGAGTGGCGTGGCCAGCCGGTATTCATCGTGCGGCGAACGCAGGAGATCCTTGGCAACCTGAAGAAGATCGAAGGTGACCTCTCCGACCCTCAGTCGAAGAGCTCGGTGCAGCCGGCCTATGTCGATCCCGAGGTTCGCTCGATCAAGCCGGAAATCCTCATTCTCGTAGGCCTCTGCACGCACCTGGGCTGCTCGCCGACCTTCCGCCCGGAAGTCGCGCCTGCAGACCTCGGGCCGAAGTGGGTCGGTGGCTATTTCTGCCCTTGCCACGGCTCCCACTACGACCTGGCCGGTCGTGTCTACAAGTCGCAGCCGGCGCCTCTCAACCTGCCAGTGCCGCCGCACTCTTATGAGTCGGACGACATCGTCGTCATCGGCGTCGACCAGGAGAAAGCATGA
- a CDS encoding alpha/beta hydrolase yields MLVRETPLFIDGPIGQLEALYLDVADARGAVLICHPNPVQGGTMLNKVVSTLQRTARDAGYVTLRFNYRGVGQSAGSHDMGAGEVADAEAAAAWLRAKHPELPLVLMGFSFGGFVATSLAGRLEAQGVALQQLFMIAPAVMRLTADFPLPQRCPIAVVQPDADEVVDPQLVYEWSDALGRPHELLKVAECGHFFHGKLTDLKDLLLPRLSN; encoded by the coding sequence TTGCTTGTTCGCGAAACCCCCTTGTTCATCGATGGCCCGATCGGCCAGCTGGAAGCCTTGTACCTGGATGTGGCCGATGCCCGCGGTGCGGTGCTGATCTGCCACCCCAACCCGGTCCAGGGCGGCACCATGCTCAACAAGGTGGTTTCGACCCTGCAGCGCACCGCCCGCGACGCCGGCTATGTGACCTTGCGCTTCAACTACCGCGGTGTCGGCCAAAGTGCCGGCAGCCATGACATGGGTGCTGGCGAGGTGGCCGATGCCGAGGCCGCCGCAGCGTGGTTGCGCGCGAAGCACCCCGAGCTGCCGCTGGTGCTGATGGGCTTCTCGTTCGGCGGCTTTGTCGCCACCAGCCTGGCCGGGCGCCTTGAAGCGCAAGGTGTGGCGCTGCAACAGCTGTTCATGATCGCCCCGGCGGTGATGCGCCTGACCGCCGACTTCCCGTTGCCACAGCGCTGCCCGATCGCCGTCGTGCAGCCGGACGCCGACGAAGTCGTCGATCCGCAACTGGTTTACGAATGGTCCGACGCACTGGGGCGCCCCCATGAGCTGCTGAAAGTGGCAGAATGCGGACACTTCTTCCATGGCAAGCTGACCGATCTGAAGGATCTGCTGCTGCCGCGCCTTTCGAACTGA
- the rplM gene encoding 50S ribosomal protein L13 has translation MKTFTAKPETVKREWFVVDAAGQTLGRLATEIATRLRGKHKPEYTPHVDTGDYIVVINAEQVRVTGAKSSDKMYYSHSGFPGGIKEINFEKLIAKAPERVIETAVKGMLPKNPLGRDMYRKLKVYAGAAHPHTAQQPQELKI, from the coding sequence ATGAAAACTTTTACTGCTAAACCGGAAACAGTAAAGCGCGAGTGGTTCGTAGTTGACGCCGCTGGCCAGACCCTGGGTCGTCTGGCTACCGAAATCGCTACCCGTCTGCGTGGCAAGCACAAACCAGAATACACCCCTCACGTTGACACCGGCGACTACATCGTCGTCATCAACGCTGAACAGGTTCGTGTGACTGGTGCCAAGTCTTCCGACAAAATGTACTACTCCCACTCCGGTTTCCCGGGCGGTATCAAGGAAATCAACTTCGAGAAGTTGATCGCCAAGGCCCCTGAGCGTGTTATCGAAACCGCGGTCAAAGGCATGCTGCCTAAGAACCCGCTGGGTCGCGACATGTACCGTAAGCTGAAAGTGTACGCGGGTGCTGCTCACCCACACACTGCTCAGCAGCCTCAAGAACTGAAGATCTAA
- a CDS encoding cytochrome b, with amino-acid sequence MSKFMDWIDARFPATKMWEDHLSKYYAPKNFNFLYFFGSLALLVLVNQIVTGVWLTMSFTPSAEEAFASVEYIMRDVEYGWILRYLHSTGASAFFIVVYLHMFRGLLYGSYQKPRELVWLFGMLIYLALMAEAFMGYLLPWGQMSYWGAQVIISLFGAIPVIGGDLTQWIRGDYLISGITLNRFFALHVVALPIVILGLVVLHILALHEVGSNNPDGVDIKKKKDENGIPLDGIPFHPYYTVKDIVGVVVFLFVFCAVVFFFPEMGGYFLEKPNFEQANAFKTPEHIAPVWYFTPFYAILRAVPDKLMGVIAMGAAIAVLFVLPWLDRSPVRSMRYKGWISKVFLLVFCIAFVILGILGVLAPTPGRTLLSQVCTVLYFAYFLLMPFYTRLEKTKPVPERVTG; translated from the coding sequence ATGAGCAAGTTCATGGACTGGATTGACGCTCGCTTCCCCGCCACCAAGATGTGGGAAGACCATCTGAGCAAGTATTACGCGCCCAAGAACTTCAACTTCCTGTATTTCTTCGGCTCGCTGGCGCTGCTGGTGCTGGTCAACCAGATCGTCACTGGCGTGTGGCTGACCATGAGTTTCACGCCCTCGGCGGAAGAGGCCTTCGCCTCGGTCGAGTACATCATGCGTGACGTCGAGTACGGCTGGATTCTGCGCTATCTGCACTCTACCGGCGCCTCGGCGTTCTTCATCGTGGTCTACCTGCACATGTTCCGCGGCCTGCTCTACGGGTCCTACCAGAAGCCCCGAGAGCTGGTGTGGCTGTTCGGCATGCTGATCTACCTGGCGCTGATGGCCGAAGCCTTCATGGGCTACCTGCTGCCGTGGGGGCAGATGTCGTACTGGGGTGCCCAGGTGATCATCTCGCTGTTCGGTGCCATTCCGGTGATCGGCGGTGACCTGACCCAGTGGATCCGCGGTGACTACCTGATCTCGGGCATCACCCTGAACCGCTTCTTCGCCTTGCATGTGGTAGCGCTGCCGATCGTGATTCTGGGTCTGGTCGTGTTGCACATCCTGGCACTGCACGAAGTGGGCTCTAACAACCCTGATGGCGTGGACATCAAGAAGAAAAAGGACGAAAACGGCATTCCGCTCGACGGCATTCCGTTCCATCCGTACTACACCGTCAAGGACATCGTCGGCGTGGTGGTGTTCCTCTTCGTGTTCTGCGCCGTGGTGTTCTTCTTCCCGGAAATGGGTGGTTACTTCCTGGAAAAACCCAACTTCGAGCAGGCGAACGCGTTCAAGACGCCAGAGCATATCGCCCCTGTGTGGTACTTCACGCCGTTCTACGCGATCCTGCGCGCGGTGCCTGACAAGCTCATGGGTGTAATCGCCATGGGCGCTGCGATCGCTGTGCTGTTCGTGCTGCCTTGGCTCGACCGCAGTCCGGTGCGCTCCATGCGCTACAAAGGCTGGATCAGCAAGGTCTTCCTGCTGGTGTTCTGCATTGCCTTCGTCATCCTCGGCATTCTCGGTGTGTTGGCACCTACTCCTGGGCGTACCTTGCTGTCGCAGGTGTGCACGGTGCTGTACTTCGCCTACTTCCTGCTGATGCCGTTCTACACAAGGCTCGAGAAGACCAAACCGGTTCCGGAAAGGGTGACTGGCTGA
- a CDS encoding Lrp/AsnC family transcriptional regulator, with product MPSSLDRTDRALLAALQDNARLTVSELADQVALTTSPCWRRVKLLEDNGYITGYQAILSPKSLGFGVTAFVSIMMDSHTKDMALAFEQRLMEIPEIVSCHNISGRYDFLLEILARDLESFGEFTREVLQRLPGVKEIYSSFSYKAVKEKRVIPVAEKHI from the coding sequence ATGCCTTCAAGCCTCGACCGCACCGACCGCGCCCTGCTCGCGGCCTTGCAGGATAACGCCCGCCTCACCGTCTCTGAACTGGCCGACCAGGTCGCGCTGACCACCTCGCCTTGTTGGCGACGGGTCAAGTTGTTGGAGGACAACGGCTACATCACCGGTTATCAGGCCATTCTTTCGCCCAAATCGCTGGGGTTTGGGGTGACGGCGTTTGTCAGCATCATGATGGATTCGCATACCAAGGACATGGCTTTGGCGTTCGAGCAAAGGCTGATGGAGATTCCCGAAATAGTGTCCTGCCACAACATATCCGGACGGTATGACTTTTTGCTGGAGATTCTGGCGAGGGATCTGGAGTCGTTCGGGGAGTTTACTCGGGAAGTGCTGCAGCGGTTGCCGGGGGTGAAAGAGATCTATTCGAGTTTTTCCTACAAGGCGGTTAAGGAAAAACGCGTTATTCCTGTTGCTGAAAAACACATCTAA
- the zapE gene encoding cell division protein ZapE: MTPLERYQADLKRPDFFHDAAQETAVRHLQRLYDDLVHAQNKKPGVFGKLFGKKEQTPVKGLYFWGGVGRGKTYLVDTFYEALPFKQKMRTHFHRFMKRVHEEMKTLKGEKNPLTIIAKRFSDEAKVICFDEFFVSDITDAMILGTLMEELFKNGVSLVATSNIVPDGLYKDGLQRARFLPAIAMIKQYTDVVNVDSGVDYRLRHLEQAELFHFPLNDAAHQSMRASFKALTPECTQAVENDVLMIENRPINALRTCDDVAWFDFRALCDGPRSQNDYIELGKIFHAVLLSNVEQMGVTTDDIARRFINMVDEFYDRNVKLIISAEVELKDLYTGGRLSFEFQRTLSRLLEMQSHEFLSRAHKP; the protein is encoded by the coding sequence ATGACGCCCCTAGAACGATATCAAGCAGATCTGAAACGTCCCGACTTCTTCCATGACGCGGCGCAGGAAACTGCGGTACGTCACCTGCAGCGTCTATACGACGACCTGGTGCACGCGCAGAACAAAAAGCCGGGCGTGTTCGGCAAGCTGTTCGGCAAGAAGGAGCAGACGCCGGTCAAAGGCCTGTACTTCTGGGGTGGAGTAGGGCGCGGCAAGACCTATCTGGTCGACACCTTCTACGAAGCGCTGCCGTTCAAGCAGAAGATGCGCACGCACTTCCACCGCTTCATGAAGCGCGTCCACGAGGAAATGAAAACCCTCAAGGGCGAAAAGAACCCGCTGACCATCATTGCCAAGCGCTTCAGCGACGAAGCCAAGGTGATCTGCTTCGACGAATTCTTCGTTTCCGACATCACCGATGCCATGATCCTTGGCACTTTGATGGAAGAGCTGTTCAAGAACGGTGTCTCGCTGGTGGCGACCTCCAACATCGTCCCTGACGGCCTGTACAAGGACGGCCTGCAGCGCGCGCGCTTCCTGCCGGCCATCGCCATGATCAAGCAGTACACCGACGTGGTGAACGTCGACAGCGGCGTCGACTACCGTTTGCGTCACCTGGAGCAGGCCGAACTGTTCCACTTCCCGCTCAACGATGCGGCGCACCAGAGCATGCGCGCCAGCTTCAAGGCGCTGACGCCCGAGTGCACCCAGGCCGTCGAGAACGACGTGCTGATGATCGAAAACCGCCCGATCAACGCCTTGCGCACCTGCGACGACGTCGCCTGGTTCGACTTCCGTGCCCTGTGTGACGGGCCGCGCAGCCAGAACGACTACATCGAGCTGGGCAAGATCTTCCATGCCGTGTTGCTGAGCAACGTGGAGCAGATGGGCGTCACTACCGATGACATCGCTCGCCGCTTCATCAACATGGTGGACGAGTTCTACGACCGTAACGTCAAGCTGATCATCTCGGCCGAGGTGGAGCTGAAAGACCTCTACACCGGCGGGCGCCTGAGCTTCGAGTTCCAGCGCACCCTGAGCCGCTTGCTGGAAATGCAGTCGCACGAATTCCTCTCGCGCGCACACAAGCCGTAA
- the rpsI gene encoding 30S ribosomal protein S9 translates to MSATQNYGTGRRKTATARVFLRPGTGNISINNRSLDVFFGRETARMVVRQPLELTETVEKFDIYVTVSGGGVSGQAGAIRHGITRALMEYDETLRGALRRAGFVTRDAREVERKKVGLRKARKRPQYSKR, encoded by the coding sequence ATGTCGGCGACTCAAAATTACGGCACTGGCCGTCGCAAGACCGCAACCGCTCGCGTTTTCCTGCGTCCGGGTACTGGTAACATTTCCATCAACAACCGTTCTCTGGACGTGTTCTTCGGTCGCGAAACCGCTCGCATGGTTGTTCGCCAGCCGCTCGAGCTGACCGAAACCGTTGAGAAGTTCGACATCTACGTCACCGTTTCCGGTGGTGGTGTCAGCGGTCAGGCCGGTGCGATCCGTCACGGTATCACCCGCGCTCTGATGGAATACGACGAAACCCTGCGTGGCGCTCTGCGTCGTGCTGGCTTCGTCACCCGCGACGCTCGTGAAGTCGAGCGTAAGAAAGTGGGTCTGCGTAAAGCGCGTAAGCGTCCTCAGTACTCCAAGCGTTAA
- a CDS encoding methionine gamma-lyase encodes MRDSHNNIGFSTRAIHYGYDPLSHGGALVPPVYQTATYAFPSVEYGAACFAGEEGGHFYSRISNPTLALLEQRMASLEGGEAGLALASGMGAITSTLWTLLRPGDELIVGRTVYGCTFAFMHHGIGEFGVKIRHVDLNDTSALKAAITHKTRMIYFETPANPNMQLVDIAAVAEAARGHDLHIVVDNTYCTPYLQRPLELGADLVVHSATKYLSGHGDITAGLVIGRKALVDRIRLEGLKDMTGAVLSPHDASLLMRGIKTLALRMDRHCANALQVAEFLACQPQVELIQYPGLPSFAQYELAQRQMRLPGGMIAFELKGGIEAGRRFMNALQLFARAVSLGDAESLAQHPASMTHSSYTPEERAHHGISEGLVRLSVGLEDVEDLLADVEQALKACS; translated from the coding sequence ATGCGCGACTCCCATAACAACATCGGTTTTTCCACCCGCGCCATCCACTATGGCTACGACCCGCTTTCCCACGGCGGTGCCTTGGTGCCGCCGGTTTATCAGACTGCAACCTATGCTTTCCCCAGCGTCGAATACGGCGCAGCATGCTTTGCCGGGGAGGAGGGCGGCCACTTCTACAGCCGCATCTCCAACCCGACCCTGGCCTTGCTGGAGCAGCGCATGGCGTCGCTGGAAGGGGGCGAGGCAGGCCTGGCGCTGGCCTCGGGCATGGGCGCGATCACATCGACCTTGTGGACCCTGCTGCGCCCCGGTGACGAACTGATCGTGGGGCGCACGGTGTATGGCTGCACCTTTGCCTTCATGCACCATGGCATCGGCGAGTTCGGGGTGAAAATCCGCCATGTCGACCTCAACGACACCAGCGCGCTGAAAGCAGCGATCACCCACAAGACTCGGATGATCTACTTCGAAACCCCGGCCAATCCGAACATGCAACTGGTCGATATCGCGGCGGTGGCCGAAGCGGCGCGGGGGCATGACCTGCATATCGTGGTCGACAATACCTATTGCACGCCGTATCTGCAGCGGCCTCTGGAGTTGGGCGCCGACCTGGTGGTGCATTCGGCGACCAAGTACCTCAGTGGCCACGGTGATATCACGGCTGGCCTGGTGATCGGGCGCAAGGCGCTGGTGGACCGGATTCGCCTTGAAGGCCTCAAGGACATGACTGGCGCGGTACTGTCGCCGCACGATGCCTCACTTTTGATGCGTGGCATCAAGACCCTCGCGTTGCGCATGGACCGTCACTGCGCGAATGCCCTGCAAGTTGCTGAATTCCTTGCGTGTCAGCCGCAGGTGGAGCTGATCCAGTATCCGGGGCTGCCCTCGTTCGCTCAATACGAACTGGCGCAGCGGCAGATGCGCTTGCCGGGCGGCATGATCGCTTTCGAGCTCAAGGGCGGTATCGAAGCCGGGCGGCGCTTCATGAATGCGCTGCAACTGTTTGCCCGGGCGGTGAGCCTGGGCGATGCCGAGTCGCTGGCGCAGCACCCTGCGAGCATGACCCATTCCAGCTATACGCCCGAAGAGCGGGCGCATCACGGGATTTCCGAGGGCCTGGTGCGGTTGTCGGTGGGGCTGGAAGATGTCGAGGATCTGCTGGCGGATGTCGAGCAGGCTTTGAAGGCTTGCAGCTAG
- a CDS encoding NADP(H)-dependent aldo-keto reductase, producing the protein MEYRKLGRTDLDVSALCLGTMTWGEQNTQDEAFEQIALAKASGINFIDTAEMYPVPPRPETYAATERIIGNWFRANDDRDDWVLASKVAGPGNGISHIRDGQLKHNRQHIVAALDESLKRLQTDRIDLYQLHWPERSTNFFGKLGYQHLANDLFTPLEETLEVLDEQVRAGKIRHIGLSNETPWGTMKFLHLADSRGWPRAVSIQNPYNLLNRSFEVGLAEVAIREQCGLLAYSPLAFGMLSGKYEHGARPEKGRLTLFSRFARYSNPQTVSACSRYVQLAQAHGLDPAQMALAFVTRQPFVTSNIIGATDLLQLQSNLDSLQLNLSDELLAAIEAIHQEQPNPAP; encoded by the coding sequence ATGGAATACCGCAAGCTCGGCCGTACCGACCTCGACGTCAGCGCCCTGTGCCTGGGCACCATGACCTGGGGCGAGCAGAATACCCAGGACGAGGCTTTCGAGCAGATTGCCCTGGCCAAGGCCAGCGGCATCAACTTCATCGACACCGCCGAGATGTACCCGGTGCCGCCACGCCCTGAAACCTACGCGGCCACCGAGCGCATCATCGGCAACTGGTTCCGCGCCAACGACGACCGCGACGACTGGGTGCTGGCGAGCAAGGTCGCCGGCCCCGGCAACGGCATCAGCCACATCCGCGACGGCCAGCTCAAGCACAACCGCCAGCACATCGTTGCCGCACTGGACGAGAGCCTCAAGCGCCTGCAGACCGACCGCATCGATCTCTACCAGCTGCACTGGCCGGAGCGCAGCACCAACTTCTTCGGCAAGCTCGGTTACCAGCACCTGGCCAACGACCTGTTCACCCCACTGGAAGAAACCCTCGAAGTACTCGACGAGCAGGTGCGTGCCGGCAAGATCCGCCACATCGGCCTGTCCAACGAAACGCCATGGGGCACGATGAAATTCCTGCACCTGGCCGATAGCCGCGGCTGGCCGCGGGCGGTGTCGATCCAGAACCCTTACAACCTGCTCAACCGCAGCTTCGAAGTGGGCCTGGCGGAAGTGGCAATCCGCGAGCAGTGCGGCCTGCTGGCCTATTCGCCGCTGGCATTCGGCATGCTCTCGGGCAAGTACGAGCACGGTGCACGGCCAGAGAAAGGCCGGCTGACCCTGTTCAGCCGCTTCGCCCGCTACTCCAACCCGCAGACCGTGTCGGCCTGCAGCCGTTATGTACAGCTGGCCCAGGCGCATGGCCTGGACCCGGCGCAGATGGCCCTGGCGTTCGTCACCCGGCAGCCGTTCGTGACCAGCAACATCATCGGCGCGACCGACCTGCTGCAACTGCAGAGCAACCTCGACAGCCTGCAGCTGAACCTCAGCGACGAACTGCTGGCGGCGATCGAGGCAATCCACCAGGAACAGCCGAACCCTGCACCTTGA
- a CDS encoding cytochrome c1: MKKLIAVFLLAVMPAFSFAAEHGLELDKVDIDLTDKAAMQDGARTFANYCMGCHSAKFQRYERVADDLGIPHELMLEKLVFTGAKIGDHMQIGMQPSDAKTWFGAAPPDLTLVARVRGTDWLYTYLRSFYEDKSRPYGVNNKVFPNVGMPNVLVGLQGNQVVGCKQVQMVVDGKKQFDPLTGSPLTHEACDQLTITPNSGTLNTEQFDEKVKNLVTFLAYSANPVKLESQRIGTYVLLYLAFFFVFAYLLKREYWKDVH; the protein is encoded by the coding sequence ATGAAAAAGTTGATTGCAGTATTTTTGCTGGCAGTGATGCCTGCCTTTTCCTTCGCTGCCGAACATGGCCTGGAGCTGGACAAGGTCGATATCGACCTGACCGACAAGGCAGCCATGCAGGACGGTGCACGCACCTTCGCCAACTATTGCATGGGCTGCCATAGCGCCAAGTTCCAGCGTTACGAGCGGGTGGCCGATGACCTTGGCATCCCCCATGAACTGATGCTCGAGAAGCTGGTGTTCACTGGCGCCAAGATCGGCGATCACATGCAGATCGGCATGCAGCCCAGCGATGCCAAGACCTGGTTCGGTGCCGCGCCGCCCGACCTGACCCTGGTCGCCCGGGTGCGGGGTACCGACTGGCTGTACACCTACCTGCGCAGCTTCTATGAGGACAAGTCGCGCCCGTACGGGGTCAACAACAAGGTGTTCCCGAACGTCGGCATGCCTAACGTGCTGGTCGGCCTGCAAGGCAATCAGGTGGTTGGCTGCAAGCAGGTGCAGATGGTGGTCGATGGCAAGAAGCAATTCGACCCATTGACGGGTAGCCCGCTGACCCATGAAGCTTGTGATCAGCTGACCATTACGCCGAATTCCGGTACCCTGAACACCGAGCAGTTCGACGAGAAGGTCAAGAACCTGGTGACCTTCCTGGCCTATTCGGCCAACCCGGTCAAACTGGAAAGCCAGCGCATCGGTACCTACGTGTTGCTGTACCTGGCTTTCTTCTTCGTATTTGCCTACTTGCTCAAGCGCGAATACTGGAAGGACGTGCACTGA
- a CDS encoding GlxA family transcriptional regulator produces MASLRYSKQLGLGLQPMFEICLVSPDGEPVDSFSNVQLPVEGGLDDADVIILPAFWDDFDNLLQRYPQVLPWLREQHARGAVLCAEASGVFWLAESGLLDGKEATTYWRFFNSFAERFPKIRLNQDKHLTDADNLYCAGGTTSACDLYIYLIERFCGANVARAVARDILYEVQRNYTPGRMGFGGQKLHQDLIILQIQHWLEEHFADKFRFEDVARNHGMSIRNFMRRFQGATGDKPLHYLQRLRIETAKGLLSSTRKSIKTISYEVGYDDASFFARLFRQHTELSPNQYRQQFMQEA; encoded by the coding sequence CTGGCCAGCCTGCGCTACAGCAAGCAGCTGGGCCTGGGCTTGCAGCCCATGTTCGAGATTTGCCTGGTGAGCCCCGATGGCGAGCCGGTGGATAGCTTCAGCAATGTGCAGCTGCCGGTCGAAGGCGGCCTCGATGATGCCGACGTGATCATCCTCCCGGCCTTCTGGGACGATTTCGACAACCTCCTGCAACGTTATCCACAGGTGCTGCCATGGCTGCGCGAACAGCACGCCCGTGGCGCCGTACTGTGTGCCGAAGCCAGCGGGGTGTTCTGGCTGGCTGAATCCGGCCTGCTAGACGGCAAGGAGGCAACCACCTACTGGCGTTTCTTCAACAGCTTCGCCGAGCGCTTCCCGAAGATCCGCCTGAACCAGGACAAGCACCTGACCGACGCCGACAACCTGTACTGCGCCGGCGGCACCACATCAGCCTGCGACCTGTACATCTACCTGATCGAGCGCTTCTGCGGCGCAAATGTGGCGCGTGCCGTGGCCCGCGACATCCTCTACGAAGTGCAGCGCAACTACACGCCTGGGCGTATGGGTTTTGGCGGCCAGAAACTGCACCAGGACCTGATCATCCTGCAGATCCAGCACTGGCTGGAAGAACACTTCGCCGACAAGTTCCGCTTCGAGGATGTTGCCCGCAACCATGGCATGAGCATCCGCAACTTCATGCGGCGTTTCCAGGGGGCGACCGGTGACAAGCCGTTGCACTACCTGCAGCGGTTACGCATCGAGACGGCCAAGGGGCTGCTGTCGAGCACACGCAAAAGCATCAAGACCATCAGTTATGAGGTCGGTTACGACGATGCGAGTTTCTTCGCACGGTTGTTCCGCCAGCATACTGAGTTGTCGCCGAACCAGTATCGCCAGCAGTTCATGCAAGAGGCCTGA